A portion of the Thermosipho africanus Ob7 genome contains these proteins:
- a CDS encoding (2Fe-2S) ferredoxin domain-containing protein, with amino-acid sequence MSQNKKILVCTDGCCSTNGKMIKKVLEEKIKQYNLQEKVTIEESGCMDACNFKPVISILPDKIIYKELTPEAVEKIVKEHLINGKIVEEYLLKR; translated from the coding sequence ATGTCTCAAAATAAAAAAATCTTGGTTTGCACAGATGGTTGTTGTTCAACTAATGGAAAAATGATTAAAAAAGTGCTTGAAGAAAAAATCAAACAATACAACCTTCAAGAAAAAGTTACTATTGAAGAATCTGGTTGTATGGATGCATGTAATTTTAAACCAGTAATCTCAATTCTCCCTGACAAAATTATTTATAAAGAACTTACTCCTGAAGCAGTTGAAAAAATCGTCAAGGAACACCTTATTAACGGAAAAATTGTAGAAGAGTATTTATTAAAAAGATAA
- a CDS encoding complex I 24 kDa subunit family protein — MLAKEEIKKIVHEAKNERLEEQDILIYILHKIQEKVENNYIPEYAAEVVSEELKIPTSKIYEVLTFYSMFSTKKRGKYVIRVCTSLPCHVANGREIINTLKEELKIDFNQTTSDGLFTLEESGCLGLCGVSPVIMINNEYYGDLTPQKVREIINNLKGGESL; from the coding sequence ATGCTCGCAAAGGAAGAAATTAAAAAAATTGTTCACGAAGCCAAAAATGAACGTTTGGAAGAACAAGATATTTTGATATATATTTTGCATAAAATTCAAGAAAAGGTTGAAAATAATTATATACCAGAATATGCTGCTGAAGTAGTCAGTGAAGAATTAAAAATACCCACTTCAAAAATATATGAGGTATTAACCTTTTATTCAATGTTTTCAACCAAAAAAAGAGGAAAATATGTAATAAGAGTATGTACAAGTCTACCTTGTCATGTTGCAAATGGAAGAGAAATTATAAACACACTAAAAGAAGAATTAAAAATTGATTTTAATCAAACAACGAGTGATGGTCTTTTTACACTAGAAGAATCTGGGTGTTTGGGACTGTGCGGTGTTTCCCCAGTTATTATGATTAACAATGAATACTATGGTGACCTCACCCCCCAAAAAGTCAGAGAAATTATTAACAATCTCAAAGGGGGTGAATCTTTATGA
- the nuoF gene encoding NADH-quinone oxidoreductase subunit NuoF, translating to MKPITILVSVDSNSILLGAKEFVKVFKNLIEEFNLSNLVEVLETGTMGNYSGVTVAIMPDNVYYSVSSVTDVKKVFEEHILKGRKVLDLEISPNELISKKESITKEYKIVTRNIGKIDPKNIDEYIANDGYFALAKALSMKPEEIINEIKESGLRGRGGAGFPTGLKWEFAYKTDADQKYIVCNADEGEPGTYKDRLIMEGDPHSVIEAMIIAGYAVGATKGYIYIRGEYYGSIENIKKAINDAYEYGFLGENILNSGFNFDLSIRLGAGAYICGEETALLESIEGHAGRPRLKPPFPPQKGLFGKPTVINNVETLANVPQIILNGAEWFKQIGTENSPGTKVFCFAGNLNNRGIVELPMGVTVKELLIYAGGISGGKLKMVQTGGIAGTFIDESKLDVPLDYDSFAKYGVSLGSGVILGVNDSHCVVDIAKNVMEFFRHESCGKCTPCREGTKIAVEILEKMSKFEATMDDLEHLIEISNVAKEAALCGLGQSFPVPLLSLIDNFKEEFEMHIIDNVCPANLCKKVEKKKSRKLTI from the coding sequence ATGAAGCCAATAACAATCCTTGTATCGGTTGACAGTAATAGTATTCTTTTAGGAGCAAAAGAATTTGTTAAAGTTTTTAAAAATCTAATCGAAGAATTTAATCTATCTAATTTGGTCGAAGTTTTAGAAACTGGAACCATGGGAAATTATTCTGGAGTTACAGTTGCAATCATGCCAGATAATGTTTATTACAGTGTTAGTTCAGTAACCGATGTAAAGAAAGTATTTGAAGAACACATATTAAAAGGTAGAAAAGTTCTTGATCTTGAAATATCACCAAATGAACTAATATCTAAAAAGGAAAGTATTACAAAAGAATATAAGATAGTTACTAGAAATATTGGAAAAATTGACCCAAAAAATATTGATGAATATATTGCAAATGATGGATATTTTGCACTCGCAAAGGCATTATCAATGAAACCTGAGGAAATAATCAATGAAATTAAAGAAAGCGGACTTAGAGGAAGGGGAGGAGCAGGTTTTCCAACTGGATTAAAATGGGAATTTGCATACAAAACTGATGCAGATCAAAAGTACATTGTTTGTAATGCCGATGAGGGTGAACCAGGAACGTATAAAGATAGATTAATAATGGAAGGTGACCCTCATAGTGTTATTGAAGCCATGATAATTGCCGGCTATGCTGTTGGCGCAACAAAAGGTTATATTTACATTAGAGGAGAATACTATGGCTCCATTGAAAATATTAAAAAAGCTATAAACGATGCATATGAATATGGATTTTTAGGTGAAAACATACTCAATAGTGGTTTTAATTTTGATCTTTCAATACGTCTAGGTGCAGGGGCATACATTTGCGGAGAAGAAACTGCATTGCTTGAATCAATTGAAGGACATGCTGGAAGACCTAGGTTAAAACCACCATTTCCACCTCAAAAGGGGTTATTTGGAAAACCAACGGTTATTAATAATGTAGAAACTCTTGCCAATGTACCACAAATAATTCTTAATGGTGCTGAATGGTTCAAGCAAATTGGAACAGAAAATTCACCTGGTACTAAGGTGTTCTGTTTTGCAGGTAATTTAAATAATAGAGGAATTGTCGAACTACCGATGGGTGTAACTGTAAAGGAACTTTTAATATATGCTGGTGGAATTTCTGGTGGAAAACTTAAAATGGTTCAAACTGGTGGAATTGCCGGAACCTTCATAGATGAAAGTAAATTAGATGTTCCACTTGATTATGATTCATTCGCAAAATACGGTGTAAGCCTTGGTTCAGGAGTCATACTAGGTGTTAATGATTCACATTGTGTTGTTGATATTGCTAAAAATGTAATGGAATTTTTCAGACATGAATCATGCGGAAAATGTACACCTTGTAGAGAAGGAACAAAAATTGCTGTAGAAATTCTTGAAAAAATGTCAAAATTTGAAGCAACTATGGATGATCTAGAACACTTGATTGAAATATCAAATGTAGCAAAAGAAGCGGCTTTGTGTGGATTGGGTCAAAGCTTCCCAGTACCATTACTTTCATTAATAGATAACTTTAAAGAAGAATTTGAAATGCACATAATTGATAATGTCTGTCCAGCAAACCTATGTAAAAAAGTTGAAAAGAAAAAATCAAGAAAATTAACTATCTAA
- the ftcD gene encoding glutamate formimidoyltransferase: MKLIESVPNFSEGRREEVVRQIIEEAQKYERVKILDWSMDFDHNRSVVTLVGEPEEIENAIFDMVKKATELIDLRSHSGEHPRMGATDVIPFIPVMNTTMEECIELSKRVGERIGKELNIPVYLYEKSATSPDRENLAKIRKGEFEGFFEKIKDPKWKPDFGPDQVHPSAGVVAVGAREYLIAFNVNLGTNDIKIADKIAKAVRHISGGFRYVKAIGIELKEKGIVQVSMNLTNYKKSPIFRVFETIKREAQRYGVPVLNSEIIGMIPLKAAIETMKWYLQLDDFDEERVIENKILNTFFE; encoded by the coding sequence ATGAAATTAATCGAATCTGTTCCAAATTTTAGTGAAGGAAGAAGAGAAGAAGTTGTAAGACAAATAATCGAAGAAGCTCAAAAGTACGAAAGAGTAAAGATCTTAGATTGGTCAATGGACTTTGATCACAACAGATCTGTTGTAACCCTCGTAGGAGAACCTGAAGAAATTGAAAATGCAATTTTTGACATGGTAAAAAAGGCAACTGAACTTATTGATTTAAGAAGTCATAGTGGAGAACATCCAAGAATGGGGGCAACTGATGTTATACCTTTTATTCCAGTAATGAATACAACCATGGAAGAATGTATAGAACTTTCTAAAAGAGTAGGTGAAAGAATAGGAAAAGAATTGAACATTCCAGTTTATTTATATGAAAAATCTGCAACTTCACCTGATAGAGAAAACCTCGCAAAAATAAGAAAAGGAGAATTTGAAGGATTTTTCGAAAAAATAAAGGATCCAAAATGGAAACCTGATTTTGGGCCAGATCAAGTTCATCCATCAGCCGGTGTTGTAGCAGTCGGTGCAAGAGAATACTTGATCGCCTTTAATGTAAACCTTGGTACAAACGATATAAAAATTGCAGACAAAATTGCAAAAGCAGTGAGACATATAAGTGGTGGATTTAGATATGTAAAGGCTATAGGAATTGAATTAAAAGAAAAAGGTATTGTGCAAGTTTCTATGAATCTTACCAATTACAAAAAATCACCAATATTTAGAGTCTTTGAAACAATAAAGAGAGAAGCACAAAGATATGGAGTACCAGTTTTAAATTCCGAAATAATTGGTATGATACCTTTAAAAGCTGCTATTGAGACAATGAAATGGTATCTCCAACTTGACGATTTTGACGAAGAAAGAGTCATAGAAAACAAAATTTTAAATACATTTTTTGAATAA
- a CDS encoding inositol monophosphatase family protein, which produces MNKLDLAINIAKSAGYYILQYWGNVDNVYEKENFQDLVTDYDKNAQNMIVSKIKKFFPEDGFIAEEGNLYEKSKNLWIIDPIDGTINYIHGLPNFGVSIAYFENEKPIFGVVFNPFTEELFVGIKDEGSFLNHSRLKITKNITLKESIGSTGFHKNFTGKFISNVENKVQRIRIIGSAALSACYVAANKFDFFVAKKANSWDIAAAYIIVKEAGGKIINFNGNTPKLFSKDSYIFSNPSISDEILELIKKQEGEL; this is translated from the coding sequence ATGAATAAGCTTGATTTGGCTATTAATATAGCAAAAAGTGCTGGATATTATATACTTCAATACTGGGGAAATGTCGACAATGTATATGAAAAAGAAAATTTTCAGGACCTTGTTACTGACTATGATAAGAATGCTCAGAATATGATAGTTTCAAAAATAAAAAAGTTTTTTCCAGAAGATGGGTTTATAGCAGAAGAAGGAAACCTTTATGAAAAAAGTAAGAACCTTTGGATAATAGATCCAATAGATGGAACTATAAATTACATACACGGTCTACCAAATTTCGGTGTTTCTATAGCATATTTCGAAAATGAAAAGCCAATTTTTGGAGTAGTTTTTAATCCATTTACTGAAGAGCTATTTGTTGGAATAAAAGATGAAGGTTCATTTTTAAATCACTCAAGACTAAAAATTACAAAAAATATAACTTTAAAAGAAAGTATTGGAAGTACAGGATTTCACAAAAACTTTACCGGTAAATTTATTTCAAATGTCGAAAACAAGGTTCAAAGAATAAGGATAATAGGAAGTGCAGCTTTATCTGCTTGTTATGTTGCTGCAAATAAATTTGATTTTTTTGTTGCAAAAAAAGCAAATTCATGGGATATTGCAGCTGCTTATATAATTGTCAAAGAAGCTGGTGGAAAAATAATTAACTTCAATGGAAATACGCCAAAATTATTTTCTAAAGATAGTTATATCTTTTCAAATCCAAGCATATCTGACGAAATTTTAGAATTAATTAAAAAACAGGAGGGGGAACTATGA
- the nuoF gene encoding NADH-quinone oxidoreductase subunit NuoF gives MPLTTNTILICAGGACISAGEESVKDVLERKIKEYNLQDTINIVETGCMGACSLGPIMVIHPEGVYYQKLTPEAAEKIVEEHLLKGRVVEEYLYKGDKGKIVPQPQKEIPFFSRQVKVATRNVGIIDPLSIDEYIARDGYFALHKALKEMTPEQVIEVVKESGLRGRGGAGFPTGLKWEFARKSPGDEKYMICNADEGDPGAFMDRSILEGDPHSIIEAMTIAAYAIGATKGFVYVRAEYPIAIERLTVALNQAREYGFLGENILGTDFSFDIEIRIGAGAFVCGEETALMHSIEGKRGQPRVKPPFPAQKGLWGKPSNINNVETLACVPPIIYHGPQWFRQWGTEKSPGTKVFALAGKVKNTGLVEVPMGITLRELIYEIGGGSPTGKKIKAVQTGGPSGGVIPEEYFDTPVDYESLQQLGAIVGSGGMIVLDEDDCMVDVAKFFLEFTVDESCGKCTPCREGTKKMYEILDKITKGEGTEEDIEILENLANVIKDSSLCGLGQTAPNPVLSTLRYYRDEYLAHVRDKTCPAKKCKDLISYVINPEKCVGCTACARVCPVNAINGEVKKVHEIDQDACVKCGSCIEVCRFGAISKVTPAVQ, from the coding sequence ATGCCTTTAACTACCAATACAATACTTATTTGTGCTGGTGGTGCTTGTATTTCCGCTGGTGAAGAAAGTGTAAAAGATGTTCTCGAAAGAAAAATAAAAGAATACAATCTTCAAGATACAATAAACATTGTTGAAACTGGTTGTATGGGTGCATGTAGTTTAGGCCCAATTATGGTAATTCATCCAGAAGGTGTTTACTATCAAAAATTAACACCTGAAGCAGCTGAAAAAATTGTTGAAGAACACCTACTTAAAGGAAGAGTAGTAGAAGAATATTTATACAAAGGTGATAAGGGAAAAATAGTTCCACAGCCACAAAAAGAGATTCCATTCTTTTCAAGACAGGTTAAAGTTGCTACTCGAAACGTCGGTATTATTGATCCTTTAAGCATTGATGAATACATCGCCCGCGACGGTTATTTTGCGCTTCACAAAGCCTTAAAAGAAATGACACCAGAACAAGTAATTGAAGTTGTAAAAGAAAGTGGTCTTAGAGGTAGAGGTGGAGCTGGATTTCCAACAGGACTAAAATGGGAATTTGCAAGAAAATCACCAGGTGATGAAAAATATATGATCTGTAATGCTGATGAAGGTGACCCTGGTGCATTCATGGATAGGTCAATCCTTGAAGGAGATCCTCATTCAATAATTGAAGCAATGACAATCGCTGCATATGCAATTGGTGCTACAAAGGGATTTGTTTACGTTAGAGCTGAATATCCAATTGCAATTGAAAGACTTACAGTTGCATTAAATCAAGCTAGAGAATATGGCTTTCTAGGTGAAAATATCCTTGGAACAGATTTCTCATTTGATATTGAAATTAGAATTGGTGCTGGTGCTTTTGTTTGTGGTGAAGAAACAGCATTAATGCATTCAATTGAAGGAAAAAGAGGTCAGCCAAGAGTTAAACCACCATTCCCAGCACAAAAAGGACTTTGGGGAAAACCAAGTAATATAAACAACGTTGAAACACTTGCTTGTGTTCCACCAATTATATATCATGGCCCTCAATGGTTTAGACAATGGGGAACTGAAAAATCTCCAGGAACTAAAGTTTTTGCATTAGCAGGTAAAGTTAAAAATACTGGGCTTGTTGAGGTTCCAATGGGGATCACTTTAAGAGAATTAATATATGAAATTGGTGGTGGATCACCAACTGGTAAAAAAATTAAAGCAGTTCAAACTGGTGGGCCAAGCGGTGGTGTTATACCTGAAGAATATTTTGATACTCCAGTAGATTACGAATCACTACAACAACTTGGTGCAATAGTTGGTTCAGGCGGTATGATTGTTCTTGATGAAGATGATTGTATGGTTGACGTCGCAAAGTTTTTCCTCGAGTTTACTGTTGATGAATCATGTGGAAAATGTACCCCATGTAGAGAAGGAACAAAGAAAATGTATGAAATCTTGGACAAAATAACAAAAGGCGAAGGAACGGAAGAAGACATAGAAATATTGGAAAATCTTGCCAATGTAATTAAAGATTCATCACTCTGTGGTCTTGGCCAAACTGCACCAAACCCAGTTCTATCAACTCTTAGGTATTATAGAGATGAATATCTTGCACATGTTAGAGACAAAACTTGTCCGGCAAAGAAGTGTAAAGATTTAATTAGCTATGTCATTAATCCTGAAAAATGTGTTGGTTGTACAGCATGTGCTAGAGTATGTCCAGTAAATGCTATCAACGGAGAAGTCAAAAAAGTTCACGAAATTGATCAAGATGCTTGTGTAAAATGTGGAAGCTGTATTGAAGTATGTAGATTTGGAGCAATTAGTAAAGTAACTCCTGCTGTACAATAA
- the gltX gene encoding glutamate--tRNA ligase, with protein MFRLRFAPSPTGYLHVGGARTALFNWMFARKNNGKFIIRIEDTDTERSKKEFEEKILNALKWLKIDWDEGPDVGGNFGPYRQSERIDIYKKYVDILISEKKAYYAVYHGQEEIEQSYEFPEKYANKENFSIVVKFKVTKQGTTTFNDLLKGKMIFDNNLVDDFIIIKSNGFPTYNFAVVIDDHLMEISHVFRGEDHLSNTQKQIMIYNAFNWQHPVFMHIPLILGNDRTPLSKRHGGTSVDFFKENGFLNKALLNYLAILGWSTSEEIFDVHEKINEFDPFKISNKSVIFDYKKLEWVNGQHLRKIDIEILINEFLNYLKDKNISLEHNSKNYIKEVLLICREKVNTLEQLKEISIPFFFDDYSYEDRYIKKFLLNENAEKILKNALERFEKLQNYTIENVEETLRNISSELEIGTKRVFQTIRGALLGKLVTPGLFESIVVLGKEKTLKRLKKTLELREKYEV; from the coding sequence ATGTTTAGATTAAGATTTGCCCCAAGCCCTACGGGCTATCTTCATGTCGGAGGCGCAAGAACTGCATTATTTAATTGGATGTTTGCTCGAAAAAACAATGGAAAGTTTATAATCAGAATTGAAGATACAGATACAGAACGTTCTAAAAAAGAATTTGAAGAAAAAATATTAAATGCTCTTAAATGGCTTAAGATTGATTGGGATGAAGGTCCAGATGTTGGAGGCAATTTTGGACCTTATCGTCAAAGTGAAAGAATTGATATTTACAAGAAATATGTTGATATCCTTATAAGCGAAAAAAAAGCATATTATGCAGTCTATCACGGCCAAGAAGAAATTGAACAATCTTACGAATTTCCTGAAAAATATGCAAATAAAGAAAATTTTTCAATTGTTGTAAAATTTAAGGTTACAAAACAAGGAACTACAACCTTTAATGATCTGTTAAAAGGTAAAATGATATTTGACAACAATCTTGTAGACGATTTTATTATAATAAAATCCAATGGATTCCCCACATATAATTTCGCCGTTGTAATTGACGACCATTTAATGGAAATATCCCATGTATTTCGAGGTGAAGATCATCTTTCAAATACGCAAAAACAGATAATGATATATAATGCTTTTAATTGGCAACATCCTGTTTTTATGCATATTCCGTTAATTCTTGGAAATGATAGAACTCCTCTTAGTAAAAGGCACGGAGGTACTTCTGTTGATTTCTTTAAAGAAAATGGATTTTTAAATAAAGCTTTGCTAAATTATCTTGCAATTCTTGGATGGAGTACCTCAGAAGAAATATTTGATGTTCATGAAAAAATTAATGAATTCGATCCTTTTAAAATATCAAATAAATCTGTAATTTTTGATTATAAAAAACTCGAATGGGTTAACGGTCAACATCTAAGAAAAATTGATATAGAAATTTTAATAAATGAATTCTTAAATTATCTAAAAGACAAAAATATCTCCTTAGAACATAACAGCAAAAATTATATTAAAGAAGTACTTTTAATATGTAGAGAAAAGGTAAATACATTAGAACAACTAAAAGAAATTTCTATTCCATTCTTTTTTGATGACTATAGCTATGAGGATAGATACATTAAGAAATTTCTATTGAATGAAAACGCAGAAAAAATTTTAAAAAACGCTTTAGAAAGATTTGAAAAACTGCAAAATTACACAATTGAAAATGTAGAGGAAACACTAAGAAATATTTCAAGTGAACTTGAAATAGGAACCAAAAGAGTATTTCAAACTATTCGTGGAGCCCTACTTGGAAAACTAGTAACACCTGGTTTATTTGAATCAATTGTAGTTTTAGGAAAAGAAAAAACTCTCAAAAGACTCAAAAAAACTTTAGAATTAAGGGAGAAATATGAGGTATAA
- a CDS encoding S1 RNA-binding domain-containing protein, with amino-acid sequence MEVGQVVKGKVVEILKFGANIELEDGEKAFVHISKIAPTYVKSVSDHLSLGQEIEGKIVGKTRDGKWELTLKDTSANSSEGKSEEKKVNNDFEKKLAKFMKDSDRKLSEYRRRLDKKRGKKERR; translated from the coding sequence ATGGAAGTTGGGCAAGTAGTAAAGGGAAAAGTAGTGGAGATACTAAAGTTTGGAGCTAACATTGAACTAGAGGATGGAGAAAAGGCGTTTGTACATATCTCAAAGATTGCACCTACATATGTTAAGTCAGTGAGTGATCACTTATCACTAGGGCAAGAAATCGAAGGTAAAATTGTAGGAAAAACTAGAGATGGGAAATGGGAATTAACTCTAAAAGATACTTCAGCTAACAGCAGTGAAGGAAAAAGCGAAGAAAAGAAAGTAAACAATGATTTTGAAAAAAAGCTTGCAAAGTTTATGAAAGATAGTGATAGAAAGCTTTCTGAATACAGAAGAAGACTTGATAAAAAAAGAGGAAAAAAAGAAAGAAGATAA
- a CDS encoding (2Fe-2S) ferredoxin domain-containing protein: MGKIKSLEELMKIKENTLKNVKMREEGKRGRIIVAMGTCGIAAGAKDTLKAIVETLSELNIDDISVVQSGCMGLCEVEPTIKVELDGEIPVIYGHVTPENAKRIIKSHIVAGEQVGELIVKRGE; the protein is encoded by the coding sequence ATGGGTAAAATAAAAAGTTTAGAAGAACTTATGAAAATCAAAGAAAATACATTAAAAAATGTAAAAATGCGTGAAGAAGGAAAAAGAGGAAGAATAATAGTTGCAATGGGAACTTGTGGAATTGCTGCCGGTGCTAAAGATACTTTAAAAGCAATTGTCGAAACATTAAGTGAGCTAAATATAGACGACATATCAGTTGTTCAATCTGGTTGTATGGGACTTTGTGAAGTTGAACCAACAATAAAAGTTGAACTTGATGGTGAAATTCCAGTAATATATGGACACGTTACTCCAGAAAATGCAAAGAGAATTATTAAATCACATATTGTAGCAGGAGAGCAGGTTGGAGAATTAATAGTGAAAAGAGGAGAGTAA
- a CDS encoding penicillin-binding transpeptidase domain-containing protein, which yields MRYKLVFTIFLSFFLILVFFLFKIQVIEHSQHKEFINSLMQKTILTKGNRGTIFDRNGFKIAWSKKIPYIEYNSNIDIESLKPYLTDKQILDLISSGKAYLDNYQIYELEKLGLYIHYEEKRFYVPEAFHIVGYVNSQGIGSSGIEKTYDSLLQGKIGSELIFSSPSGKVKQRIIQTEPENGEDITLTLDLNLQKYIYDEMKKINNPGAVIVENVKNGEILALVSYPNLEENFYDIDKFTWQKIVNDPSNPLLNRATMGLYSPGSAIKPLIAIAYLLSESTSATLNCTGRYEYKSSSGKTIAIFNDWLLSGHEETDLIKALRVSCNVYFYTIALEIGIDKIKSVADIFKISDLTKIDIEEKSGIFPSREWKEKQFKTIWYPGDTILTGIGQGYILLTPLEILNFYTTIANNGKTPRPHLLKSEKVEYTNEVSLPDKIWSTIKEGLLEVTTYNDGTLKNRGTAYLSFKDAPYKIAGKTGTAEVSKSKKAHSWFAGFGPIEDPTYSVVVMFENGGSGSEMAAPFARKVFDYLLKGVESNE from the coding sequence ATGAGGTATAAATTAGTTTTTACAATCTTTTTATCCTTTTTTCTAATACTTGTATTTTTTCTTTTCAAAATTCAAGTTATTGAGCATTCACAACATAAAGAATTTATTAATTCACTAATGCAAAAAACTATACTAACAAAAGGAAACCGTGGAACTATTTTTGATAGAAACGGTTTTAAAATTGCATGGAGCAAGAAAATTCCATATATTGAATATAACAGTAATATTGATATAGAATCTTTAAAGCCTTATTTAACAGATAAGCAGATACTTGATCTAATAAGCTCTGGAAAAGCTTATCTAGACAATTATCAAATATATGAGCTTGAAAAACTTGGGTTGTATATACATTACGAGGAAAAAAGATTCTATGTACCTGAAGCCTTCCACATTGTAGGATACGTTAACTCACAAGGAATTGGAAGTTCTGGAATTGAGAAAACATATGACAGCCTACTACAGGGAAAGATCGGTAGTGAATTAATTTTCTCAAGCCCTTCAGGAAAGGTAAAACAAAGAATAATTCAAACTGAACCGGAAAATGGGGAAGATATCACTTTAACTTTAGATCTTAATTTACAAAAATACATTTATGACGAAATGAAAAAAATTAACAATCCAGGTGCTGTAATAGTAGAAAATGTTAAAAATGGTGAAATTCTAGCTTTAGTTTCATACCCAAACTTAGAAGAAAATTTTTACGATATTGACAAATTCACCTGGCAAAAGATAGTAAACGATCCATCAAATCCTCTCTTAAATAGAGCTACAATGGGGCTCTATTCCCCAGGTTCTGCAATAAAACCACTAATTGCAATTGCCTATCTTTTATCAGAAAGTACTTCGGCTACTTTAAATTGTACTGGAAGATATGAATACAAATCAAGTTCTGGAAAAACTATTGCAATCTTCAATGATTGGCTTTTAAGCGGTCATGAGGAAACAGATCTAATCAAAGCTCTCAGAGTCTCCTGTAATGTATATTTTTATACAATTGCATTAGAGATAGGAATTGATAAAATTAAAAGTGTAGCAGATATATTTAAAATTTCTGATTTAACAAAAATTGACATTGAAGAAAAATCTGGAATATTCCCCTCGAGAGAATGGAAAGAAAAGCAGTTTAAAACTATATGGTATCCTGGAGATACAATATTAACAGGTATTGGTCAGGGATATATACTTTTAACACCTTTGGAAATTTTAAATTTCTATACAACAATTGCAAATAATGGTAAAACGCCAAGACCACATTTATTAAAATCAGAAAAAGTAGAATATACTAATGAAGTATCTTTACCCGATAAAATATGGTCTACAATCAAAGAAGGACTTCTTGAAGTTACCACTTACAACGATGGAACCTTGAAAAACCGTGGAACTGCATATTTAAGCTTTAAAGACGCGCCATACAAAATTGCTGGTAAAACAGGGACCGCAGAAGTTAGCAAAAGCAAAAAAGCACATTCATGGTTTGCAGGATTTGGCCCAATAGAGGATCCAACATACTCTGTAGTCGTCATGTTTGAAAATGGAGGAAGTGGTTCCGAAATGGCTGCACCTTTTGCAAGAAAAGTCTTTGATTATTTATTAAAAGGAGTTGAAAGTAATGAATAA
- the rpmE gene encoding 50S ribosomal protein L31, which produces MKKGIHPEMKLITVKCACGAEHKFYSAKENVRIDVCSSCHPFYKGAGAAGMIVDTEGRIEKFKKKYNLD; this is translated from the coding sequence TTGAAAAAGGGAATTCACCCAGAGATGAAATTGATAACAGTAAAATGTGCTTGTGGAGCAGAACACAAATTTTACAGTGCAAAAGAAAATGTGAGAATTGACGTGTGTTCAAGTTGTCATCCATTCTACAAAGGTGCAGGCGCAGCAGGAATGATAGTTGATACAGAAGGAAGAATTGAAAAATTCAAGAAAAAATATAATTTAGATTAA
- a CDS encoding complex I 24 kDa subunit family protein, producing MLAVCEKHVELYKELDAYIEELKGKKGILINVLHKAQELFGWLPQEVQDHVAKKLNIPSSVVYGVVTFYNFFSTKPKGKNQIKICLGTACYVKGADRVMERFLNELGVEESEVTKDGKFSVHGVRCLGACSMAPVVLVGEKDFYGKVTPDMVPGIIKKYKGEG from the coding sequence ATGTTGGCGGTTTGTGAAAAACATGTCGAGCTCTACAAAGAGCTAGATGCTTATATTGAAGAACTAAAAGGAAAAAAAGGTATTTTAATTAATGTTCTCCACAAAGCTCAGGAACTTTTCGGCTGGCTTCCCCAAGAAGTTCAAGACCATGTTGCTAAAAAACTCAACATTCCTTCTTCAGTAGTCTACGGTGTTGTAACATTCTATAATTTCTTTTCCACAAAACCAAAGGGAAAAAACCAAATAAAGATTTGTCTTGGAACAGCCTGTTACGTTAAGGGTGCAGACAGAGTCATGGAAAGGTTCTTAAATGAACTTGGCGTTGAAGAATCAGAAGTTACAAAAGACGGTAAATTTTCAGTTCATGGCGTTAGATGCCTTGGTGCATGTAGTATGGCACCTGTTGTACTTGTTGGGGAAAAAGATTTCTATGGAAAAGTTACACCTGATATGGTTCCAGGGATAATTAAAAAGTACAAAGGGGAGGGGTAA